The nucleotide sequence GCTCGCCGGCGGACTCGGGACCCGGCTCAAGCCCCGCTTCGGCGACCTGCCCAAGCCGCTCGCCCCGCTCGGTGGCCGCCCGTTCCTGGCGCGCCAGCTCGAGTGGCTGAGGGACCGTGGCGTGGCCCGTGCGGTGATCCTGGCCGGCTACGGCGCCGGGCAGCTGCGCGAAGCGCTCGGCGACGGCGCCGCGCTGGGCGTCTCGCTCGAATACTCGGTCGAGAGCGAGCCCCTCGGCACCGGCGGCGCTCTGCGCCTGGCGGCGCCGTTCGTGGACGGCCCGGCGCTGGTCGTCAACGGCGACACGCTCGGCGAATGCGACCCGTGGGTGCTGGAGCGCGACCGCTGGGAGAGGGGCGCGCTCGGCGCGGTGGCGCTCTACCGCGTGCAGGATGCGGGCGCGCGCGGCCGGGTCGAGCACGCCGGCGGGCGGGTGTCGCGGTTCGTCGAGAAGGACGCGGCGTTTCGCGGGCCGGCGTGGGTGAACGGCGGCCAGTACGCGTTCTCGCCCGCGCTCTGGCGCCACCTGCCCGCCGGCGTGTCGTCGCTCGAGCGCGACGTGCTGCCCGGGCTCGCGGCGCGCGGCCTGCTGGCCGGCAGCGAGGTCGAGGGCAGGTTCTGGGACATCGGCACCCCCGAGGACCACGCGCGCGCCGAGCGGGAGCTTTCCGCGTGAGCCCGACGACCGCGCCCGGCCGCTACTACCGCGCCCGCGCGCCGCTTCGGATTTCGTTCTGTGGCGGCGGCACCGACGTCTCGCCCTACCCGGAGGAGCACGGCGGCTGCGTGCTGTCGGCGACGATCAACCACTATGCGTACGCTTCGCTGCGCCCGCGCCGCGACTCGCGGCTCACGCTCGCGAGCCTCGACTACGACCTGGTCGCCAAGTACGACCACCCGCGGCGGCTCAAGTTCGACGGCCAGCTCGACCTTCTCAAGGCGGCGGTCCGGGCGCTGCGCGTGAAACGCGGCGCCGACCTGTGGACGCATTCCGACGCGCCGCCGGGCTCGGGGCTCGGGGCGTCGAGCACGATGATGGTCGCGCTGCTCGGCGTGCTGCGCGAGTGGCTGAAGGTCGAACTGACCCCGTACGAGGTCGCCGAGCTCGCCTACCGCGTCGAGCGCGTGGATCTCCGGCTGGCCGGCGGACGGCAGGACCAGTACGCGGCGGCGTTCGGCGGTTTCAATTTCATCGAGTTCAATCCCGACGGCACGGTGGTGACGCCGCTCAAGCTGCGCCGCGAGAACCTCGAGGAGCTCGAGTACCGGCTGCTGCTCTGCTACATGGGGCAGACGCGACAGTCGGCGAAGATCATCGAGCGGCAGACGAAGTCCTACCGCAGCGGCCGGCGCGAGACGGTGGCGGCGCTCGACGCCCTCAAGGCGCAGGCGCACGAAATGAAGCGCGCGCTGCTGCTCGGCGCGATCGACGGCTTCGGCGAGCTGCTGCACCGCGCCTGGGAGCACAAGAAGCGGCTCGACGAGGGCATCTCGAACCCGCACGTGGACCGGCTCTACGACGTCGCGCGGCGGGAGGGCGCGCTCGGCGGCAAGATGACGGGGGCGGGCGGCGGCGGCTACTTCCTGTTCCTGACGCGCTTCGACCGGCGCCACCGGGTCGCGGCCGCGCTCGAGAAGCACGGCGGCCAGGTCGTGCCGTTCCAGTTCGAGGCGCGCGGCGTGACCTCGTGGTCGGTCTCGCGCGGCCGCTGAGGGCGCACCGCTCGTGAGCGCGCGCGCCTCGCAGGACGCGACGGGGACCCCGCCGGCGCGGCGCGTCGGCCTGCTCGGCCCGCTGCATCCGTGGCGGGGCGGGCTCGCGCAGTACCTGGGCCTGCTCGGCGAGGCGCTCGCACCGCTGGCGCAGGTGCGCGCGGTGACCTTCACGCGCCAGTACCCCGGCTTCCTGTTTCCCGGCAGCAGCCAGCTCGATCCGGACGCGCCGCGGCCGAGCTTCCCGGTCGAGGCGCAGCTCGATTCGATCGGCCCGTGGACCTGGGGCCGGGCGGCCCGGACGCTCGACGCGTTCGCGCCGGGCGCGATCGTGCTCAAGTGGTGGATGCCATTCTTCGCCCCGTCGTTCGCGAGCTCGGTCGCGCGCGCGCGCCGCCGCGGCAGCCGCGTCGTGCTGGTGTGCGACAACCTGGTGGCGCACGAACCGCGCTTCTACGACGCGTTGTGCACGCGCTGGATGCTGCGCGAGTCCGACGGCTACCTCGTCATGTCGGACGCCGTCGAGCGCGACCTCGACCGGCTCAAGCCCGGCGCGCCGCGGCGACGCGTTCCGCACCCGTTCTACGCGCAGTTCGACCGCGGTCGCTTCACCCGCGAGAGCGCCCGCGCGAAGCTGGGGCTGGCGGGCGACGTGGCGCTGTTCTTCGGCTACGTTCGTCACTACAAGGGGCTCGACACGCTGCTCGCCGCGTGGCCGCGGGTGCGCGAGCGCCGCCCGGGCGCGACGCTGGTGGTGGCCGGCGAGTTCTACGAGAAGGCCGAACCCTACGAGGCGCTGGCCAGGGCCGCGGGAGAGGGGGCGGTGCGGATGCTCGATCGCTACATTCCGGACGACGAGGTCGAGGCGCTGTTCCGCGCCGCCGACGTCACCGTGCTGCCGTACCGCAGCGCGACGCAGAGCGGGGTCACGCACGTCGCCTACGCGCTCGGCTGCCCGGTGATCGCGACCCGCGTGGGCGGCATCGCCGAGACGGTGCGCGACGGCGAGACCGGACTGACCGCGCCCCCCGAGGACCCGGCGGCGCTCGCCGACGCGATCGTCCGCTTCTTCGCGGGCAGCCTCGGCGCCGGGATGGCCCCGCACCTGGCGAAGCTGCGGGCCGAGCACTCGTGGGAGGCGCTCGCGGCCTCGACCGTCGGGCTCGTGGACGAGCTGCGGCCGGCGAGGGGATGGGCGTGAAGGACCGCGCCCCGCTCCGGCGCACGGCGAAGCTCCTCGCGCTCGCGGCGCTGCTCGTGTACGCCGTCAGCGGCGGCGGCCGCATCACCGGCAGCGACGAGGTGACGATGTACGACCTCTCGCGCGCCCTGCTGCGCGGCGGCATCGCGGTGCCCGAAGGGGCGACGCTGCGCGGACCCGACGGACGCTTCTACAGCAAGAACAACGCGGGTCAGGCGATGCTCGCGGCGCCGTTCGTGGCGGCCGGCGAGGCGGCGGCCGCTGTCTCCGGTCTGCCTCCGCAGCGTGCCGAACTGGCGTCGCGGTTCGTCGCCTCGTTCTTCAACGCCTTCGTGTGCGCCTTGCTGGTGGCGGCGCTGTACGCGTTCGCGCGCCGGCTCGGCGCGACGCCGGGCGCGTCGTTCGCGGCCGCCGTGCTGCTCGGCTTCACGACACCGCTGTGGGTGTACGCGAAGAGCTTCATGGCCGAGCCGCTCGAAGCGCTCGGCCTGCTGCTGGCGCTCGGCAACGCCGCGCTCGCCTCGGCGGGCGGCGCTCAGCCCCTGCCCGACGAGCGCCGCCGCCTGATCCACGCCGGGCTCGGCGGCTTCCTCGCGGTCTCGGCCAAGGCGAGCATGCTGCCGCTGGTGCTGGTCGCCTTCGCGGCGCTCGGGCGGGAGCGGCCCTCGCGATGGCTCGTGCCGCTGGCCGGTGTCGCCCTCGCCGCCGCGGGGCACCTCGCCTACAACGTCGCGCGCTTCGGCAACCCGCTCGAGAGCGGTTACGGCGCGCAGGCCTCGGCCGCGGCGTTCACGACCCCGCTGCTCGTCGGCCTGTACGGGCTGCTGCTGTCCTCCGGCAAGGGCGTGCTGTGGTTCGCTCCGGCCGTGTGGCTGGCCCCCGCCGGTGTCGCCGAGATGACGCGCTCCCGTTCCCACTCCGGAGAAGCCCGCCACGGCGGCCCGGCGCGCCGCGCCGGCAGGGCCGCGGTCGCGATGTGGGCCGTGGCGCTGCTCCAGTTCGGGACCTTCCAGCACTGGGCGGGAGACGGCTCGTGGGGACCGCGCTACCTGGTGCCGCTGCTGCCGCCCGCGCTGCTGGCGGTGGCGTTCGCGCTCACCGCCGCGACGCGCGCGCGCCGCCGGGCGGCGTGGGCCCTGGGGATCGCCGGGCTGCTCGTCACGCTCGGCGGCGTCGGCATCCACTACGGGGCCGAGATGCGGGAGGTCGGCGACTATCCCTACACGACCGCGCTCGACGATCCGCGTTTCATGGAGGCGAGCCACTTCAATCCGCGCTTCAGCCCGATCGCGGTGCACTGGCGCATGCTGGCCGACAACATCACCGCTCACCTGCACGGCGATCTGCCGGTCCTCGGCTCGGGAGGGCCGGTGGATCCGCGCCTCGGCATCTCGGCGACGGACCAGCACGCCCTGCTGCGCGCGATCGACGTCTGGTGGCTGTACGCGCGCTACGCCGGGCTGCCCGGGTGGCCGCTCGCGCTCGCCGCGATCGTGCTCGCCGCCGCCGCGGCGGGCGCCGGGGCCGCCGCGCTCGGCGCGCTCGCGCGGGAGCGCGCGCACCCGGTATGAAGACGCTCGTGGTCGTCGTGCTCGGCTGGAACGGCCTCGCGCTCACGCGCGCGACCCTCGATTCGCTGGCGCGCTGCCGCGTGCCGCGGGGCTGGAGCGCGCGGGTGATGGTGGTGGACAACGGCTCGACGGACGGCTCGCCCGCGGCGATCGCCGCCGAATACCCGGGCGTCGAGCTGCTCGCGCTGCCCGCGAACCGCCGCTTCGCCGGCGGCAACAACGCCGGGCTCGCGCGCGCGCTCGAGAGCGGGGCGGACGCCGTCATGCTGCTCAACAACGACGTGCAGGCCGATCCGGCGCTGTACGAAAAGCTCCTGGCGGCGCTCGAGGAGGACCCGCGCGCGGGGGCCGCCGCGCCGCTCATCTACCACGCGGCTCCCGGAAACCTCATCTGGTACGCGGGCGGGCGCTGCGTGCCCGCGCTCGCGCACACCTCGCACCGCGCGATCCGTCAGCGGGATCACGGGCAGTTCCGCTCCATCGAGCCGACGGGCTACCTGACCGGCTGCTGCCTGCTGGCGACCGCCGGGGCGTGGCGAAAGGTGGGGCCGCTGGACGAGGGCTACTTCATCTACGCCGAGGACGCCGACTGGTCGTTGCGCGCGCGCGCGGCCGGCTACCGGCTGCTGTTCGTGCCCACCGCCCGCCTGTGGCACGAGGTGAGCGCGAGCAGCGGGGGGGCGGTGAACGCGTGGAAGATCTACCAGCGCCTGCGCGCCGGCGTCCGGCTGTGGTCGTTGCACGCGCGCGGCCTCGCCCGGCTCACCTGGGGACCCGCGTTCGTCGCGCAGCAGGCGCTGCTCTGGGTGGCGCTCCTCGGCCGCGGCCGGTTCGCCGCGGCGGCCGCGGTTCCCCGCGCGCTGCTCGACGCGCTCGCCGGCCGCGACCCGTCGCAGGTGCGGCCATGAGCGAAGCCGTCGCCCACCGGCCGCTGCGCGCGCCGCACGAGCCCCCGGTCTTCCTCCGCGAGGTGATCGAAGCGCTGCCCCTCGGGACGAGCGTGCTCGACGCCGGCTGCGGGCCGGGCTCGTGGCCCTACGCCGAGCGCCCCGACCTCGCGATCACCGGCTTCGACATCAAGTTTCCGCCCGGCCCCCCCGACCGCGCGACCACCCGCCGCGTCTTCCGCGGCGACCTCGCGCGGTTGCCGTTGCGGGACGGGAGCTTCGATCTCACGGTCTGCCACTACGTGCTCGAGCACGTCACCGAGCTCGAGGCGTGCTGTGACGAGCTGGTCCGCGTGACCCGGCCGGGAGGGACGCTCTACCTGTCGGTGCCGCGGGCGGCGGCGTTCGACGACCGGCTCTACCGCTTCGCCGGGTATTTCGCGAAGTACGCGCTGCTCAAGTTCGGCAAGCGCATCGAGCACCAGCAGCGCTTCGATCTGCGCGGCGTGCTCGGCCTCTTCCGCCGCCGCGGCATGGCGCTGACCGCGCACGCCTTCGTGCCGGCCGGCTTCTCGTGGATGAACGATCCGCGCACCAAGCCGCTGCAGGGCGCGTTCACCGAAACGCTCGCCGCGTTGCACCGCGGGACCGGTCTCGATCTGGCGAAGGACGCCAACTTCGTCCTGACGTTCGCGAAGGCCGGAACGACGCACGGCGCGACCGGCGCTCCGGGCGAAGCGCTGCCGGGAGCCCGGCGGGTCACGCACGTCTGCCGCGAGTGCGGGGAGCACGCGATCGTCGAGGCGGGCCGGCCATGGCCGCGGCGCTGGACCTGCCCGTGGTGCGGCAGGCCGAACCCGTTCGGGAGGCCGCGCCCGTGAAGGTCCTGCACGCGCCGTCCGAGATCGCCGGCCAGACGAGCATCCTCGCGCGCGCGCTGCGCGAGATCGGGGTCGAGGCCTGGTCGCTGGCGACCAACCCGACGTTCGCCGCGCACCGCGTGGACGAGATGCGGCCCTACGACGCGCGCGGCGCGCTGCCGCGCTACGCCGGCTACCTCGGGCTCACCGCGAAGCACCTGCTCCGCTGGGACGTCTATCACTTCCACTTCGGGCGGACGCTCATCCCGCCCCACAACTTCGACCTGCCGCTCTACCGCGCCCTCGGCAAGCGGATCGTCTTCCACTATCACGGCTGCGACATCCGCAACCGCGCGCACATGCTGGCCACGCACGTGCACTCGACGTGCGCGGAATGCTCGCCGCCGTTCTGCATCCCCGCGCGGCAGAAGCGCATCCTGCGCGAGGCCGCGAAGTACGCGGACGCCGAACTGGTCTCGACGCCCGACCTGCTGGAGTCGGCGCCGCGGGCCCGGCAGGTGCACGTGGCCGTCTGGCTGCCGGACTACACGCCGCAGCCGTTCCGCGAGACGCCGCGCCTGCTGCTGCACGCGCCGACGAACCGCGGCATCAAGGGCACACGCTACGTGGAGCGCGCGTTCGAGGCGCTCCGCCCGAAGTTTCCGGGCGTCGAGTTCCGCGTGGTCGAGAAGCTCGACTGGGCGGCCCTGCGGGTGGCGATGGGCGAATGCGACGTGTTCGTGGACCAGTTGCAGATGGGCTGGTACGGCATGGTGAGCGCCGAGGCGATGGCCCTCGGGCGCCCGACGATGGCCTACATCCGTCCCGACTTCGAGGCGCGCCTCGGCGACGGCCCGATCGTGCGCACCGGCGTCGAGACGCTGGCCGCCGACCTCGAGGCGCTGCTCCGCGACGCGCCGCGCCGGCGGGAACTGGGCGAGCGCTCGCGCGCCTACGTGGAACGCGAACACGATGCGCGCGTGATCGCCCGGCGACTGGTCGAGATCTACCGCGCCGCGGGGGCCCGTTGAGCGTCCGCGAGTCCCTCGCGCGCCTTTCGGGCGACTCGCTCGTCTACGGCTTCGGGCAGGTGAGCGGCAAGGCCGTGAACCTGCTGCTCGTGCCGGTGCTGACGCGCGTGCTGCTGCCGCAGCAGTACGGAGTCTCCGACCTCGTGATTTCGTACTCGGCGAGCGCGCTGCTGGTGCTGGTGTTCGGCATGGACGGCGCGCTGGCGCGCTTCTTCTACGAGCAGGACGGGCGCGCCTCGCGCGTGCGCATGGTTTCGTCGTCGTTCCTGTTCCGGATCGTCAGCGGCGGCGCGGTGGCGCTCGCCCTCGCGGCGTTCGCGACGCCGCTCGCCGAACGCGTGCTGGGCGGCGTCGTGTACGCGAAGTACCTGCGCATCGGCGCGGCCACGCTGCCGTTCACGCTGCTGGCGTTGTTCGCGAACGACGTGCTGCGCGTCACGTTCCAGCCGTGGAAATTCATCGCCCTCAACGTCACGCAGACGCTGCTCGTCGGCGGGCTGACGCTCTGGCTGGTGCTCGCGAAGGACCTCGGGGTCGCGGGCGTGCTCTACGGCAAGCTGTTCGGCGACGCGGCGGCCGCGCTCGCCGGCCTGGTGCTGTGCCGGCACAGCCTGCGGCCGGTGTTCGACCGGGCCCTGCTGCGCCGCATGCTGAGTTACGGCCTGCCGCTCGTGCCCGTGTCCCTCGCCTACGCGGTCATCGGCTTCGTGGACCGCGAGACGCTGCAGCGCACGGCTTCTCTCGACGCGGTCGGCGTCTACGCGGTGGCGATGAAGTTCTTCGCGGTGATCACCCTGGGCGTCTCGGCGTTCAATCTCGCGTTCGGGCCGTTCGCCTACGCGAAGGCGAACGAGGCGGACGCGCCGAAGCTGTACGCGCGGGTACTCGCCCTGTACGTCGGGCTCGCCTCGCTCGGGGCGCTGGTCACGGGGTTGTTCGCGCCCCTGATCGTCTCGCTGCTGGCGACGAAGGACTACGCCTCGGCGGCGCGTCCGGCGATGTGGCTCGCGTTTGCCGCGGTCGCGCAGGGCGCCTACTCTGTCGCGGCGCTCGGCATCAACCTGTCGCTCCGCACGCCGCTGCTGGGCGGGGCCGCGGGCGCGGCGGCGCTCGTCGCCATCGGCGCGAATCAGGCCCTGGTGCCGCGCCTGGGCGCCGAGGGCGCGGCGATCGCCACGTTCCTCGCGCACGCGACGTCCACCGTGCTCGTCTACCTGATCGCCCAGCGCGTCCGGCCCATGCCGTACCGGGGCGCGCGGCTGGGAGTGTTGTTCGCCGCGGCGCTGCTCGCCGGGCTCGCCGCGGTGCGCTGGGCGCCGCCGGGGCCGGCCGGGGTCGCGCTCAAGGCGGGGGCGGTGCTCGCGTGGGCGGGACTCGCGGTGGTCTTCGAGGTGTGGAAGGATCGCGGCGCCGTGCGGCACGGCGGCGCGAACGGCTGACCGGAGGGACGGAACCATGTGCGGAATCGCGGGGCTGTACGAGCGGACCGGCCGTGCCGAAATCGGACGACTGCGCGCGATGGCGCGGCTCATGCGCCATCGCGGACCCGATGACGAAGGCCTCGTCCTGATCGATCCCGCGCGCGGCACCTGGCAGTCGCACGGCGGACCGGACACGCCGGCCGAAGCCTTCCGCTCCGGACTGCCGTTCGCGCCGGCCCGCTCGAGCGGCGAGGCGGCCGGGTCCGTCTTCGGCGTCGGGCTGGTTCACCGGCGGCTTTCGATCGTGGACCTGAAGCCGTCCGGCCATCAGCCGATGAGCGACGCGGGCGGGCGCTGCTGGATCGTCTACAACGGCGAGATCTACAACCACGTCGAGCTGCGCTCCGAGCTGGAATCGCTGGGCGCCGCGTTCCTCGGCGCCTCGGACACCGAGGTGATCCTGGCCGCCTATCGCCAGTGGGGCGAGGACTGCCTGTCCCGCTTCAACGGCATGTTCGCGTTCGCGCTCTGGGACGCGGATCGGCGCGCGCTCTTCTGCGCGCGCGACCGGCTGGGCGTCAAGCCCTTCTACTTCCAGTACGACGGCAGCCGGTTCGCGTTCGCCTCCGAGCCCCGCGCGCTGGTGCTCACGCAGCCCGCGCGCATCGTGCCGCGCCTGGCGGCGGTGCGCGACCTGCTGGCGCTCGACTGGGTGGATCACGAGACGCACACCTTCTTCGAGGGCCTGCGGCAGCTTCCGGCGGGACACGCCCTCACGGTCGGCCCCGACGGACTGCACCTGCGGGCGTGGTGGGAGATCGACCCGGAGGCGCACGCGCACGGCCGTCCGGAGGACTGGACGCGCGAGCTCGCCGACTTGTTCACGGACTCGGTGCGCCTGCGGCTGCGTGCCGACGTCGAAGTCGGCTCGTGCCTGTCGGGCGGGCTCGATTCGAGCGCCGTCGTGACGACCGCCGGCCGGCTCGCCAGCCGCGGACTGCACGCGTTCTCGTGCGCCTACGACGAAGGCCCCTCCTTCGACGAGCGACCGTGGATCCGCGCGGCGGCCGAGGCGAGCGGCGCCCAGAGCCACCTGGTCGTACCGGACGGCTCGGACTTCTGGCCGGTGTTCGACGCGCTGGCGCTGAAGCAGGACGAGCCGACCGCGGGCCCCGGCGTCTACTCGCAGTGGAAGGTGATGGAGCTGGCGCACGCCACCGGGCTCAAGGTGCTGCTCGACGGGCAGGGCGGCGACGAGCTGCTGGCGGGCTACTTCCGCTACCTGCCCGCGCGCCTGCGCGACCTGGCCGAAGCGGCGCGCTTCGGCGAGTTCGCGCGGCTGTGGGGCAGCGTGACCGACCGCCTCGGGTTCGCCACGACGCTGCTGCACACCTTCGAACCGTGGCTGCCGGCGCCGCTCGTCGCCTCGCTGCGGACCCGCTACGGGCAGGGCAAGGACCGCGTGCTGTCGCGCTCGCTCGCGAGCGTTCCGTCCGGCGCCCCGAGGGCCCCGCGCGCGGAACGCTCGTGGCTCTGGCGGCAGCTCGCGTTCGACACGCTCCGGCGCCAGCTGCCGGGACTGCTGCGCTACGAGGACCGCAACTCGATGGCGTTCTCGATCGAGACGCGGCTGCCGTTCCTCGACTGGCGGATCGTCGAGCTGGCGTTCGCGCTGCCCGACGGGCAGAAGCTCGAAGGCGCGACGACGAAGGCGATCCTGCGCCGCGCGCTCGGCGACCGCGTCCCGCCGTCGGTGCTCGCACGGCGCGACAAGATGGGTTTCGAGACGCCCGCCGACGTGTGGCTGCGGGGCCGGTACGCGGGCGAGGTGCGACGCCGGCTGGCGCGGCCGGGGCCATTCCAGGAGTGGGTGGACGGCGCGGCTGTTCGCCGCGAGCTCGAGGGCTACTTCGACGGCCGGCGCGACATCGGGCTTCAGGTGTGGCGCTGGCTGAGTCTCGAAGCGTGGTCGCACCGCTTCGTCGCGAGCGATCCGCGGGTCTTCGGACGGGAGGACGACCCCTCGCCCAACGCCGGCCGCCACCTCGGCGTCGTCGAGGTCGAAGCGCGGGAAGCGGAAGCGATCGCGGCGGGGACGTAGGGATCCCGCGCCGGGTGGACCTGCTCGTCCTGTCCGAGGTGCGCTGGGGCTACTTCCGGACCCGGAAGCAGTTCCTGCTGTCGCGCTTTCCCGCGTCGTGGCGCGTGTTCTTCGCGCAGCCGCCGGCGGTCGGGGCGGACGACCCGTGGGAGCCGCGACGCGAGGGGGCGGTGACCTACTTCACGGTGCCGTTCCTCAAGCCCGGCACCCGGAGCGCGATGTACAACCTGCTCGCGGGCTCGAGCGCCGGCCGGGCGGCCATCGAACTGGGCGCCGAGCTGTGGCTGGGCCACCAGCTGCGGCGGCTGGGAGTCGCCCCCGAGCCGGTCGTTCTGACCTCGAACATCTACTGCCCCGCGGCGCTTTCTCGCCTTCCGAAGAAGCTGGTACTGTACGATTTTAACGACAGTCCCTTTCAGTTCTCCGTGAGCCCTTCCTGGGCGCGGGGTTACTGGTCGCGCACGGTCCGCCAGGCGCAGGCCGTGTTCGTCGTGTCCGAGTTCTACCGCCGGCAGCTCGCCGGGGAGACCGATCGGCCCTTGATCCTGCTCGGCAACGGAGTGGAGATGGCGCACTTCGAGCCGTCGCGCCCGGCCCCCCTGGATCTCGCGGCGCTGCCGCGACCGCGGATCGGCTACGTGGGGCTTCTTTCCCACTTCCTCGACTTCGAGGTGCTCGAGACGCTGCGCCGGAACCGGCGCGGGGGGACGGTGGTACTGATAGGGCCCGGCTCGCCCGCGACCGCGGGCGCGGTCGCGGAGTTCGGCCGGCGCGAGGGCGTCGCGGTGCTGGGGCCGCGGGCCTATGCGGAGGTGCCCGCCTGCATGCAGGCGCTCGACGTCGGCGTCATTCCGTTTCGCGCCGACGATCCGTTCGTGCAGGGGATCAACCCCAACAAGGTCTACCAGTACCTGGCGGCCGGCCTCCCGGTGATCACCACGCCCGTCCTCGACCTGAAGGAAAGCCCACCCGACCTCCTCTTCGCGACCACGAACGACGACTGGGCAGGCAGCCTGGACCGGGCGCTCTCGGCTCCCGGCGACCCCGGGCGGCGGCGCGCGCTGGCGCGCGGCCACGACTGGGACGCGCTGGCCGCCCGCATGGTGCACGAGATCGAGGCGCGGCTCTGAAGGCCGCGCGAAACCCTTCCGCAGGCGGAGCGATGGCGAAAGAGAAAGCCGCACCGAAAACCGGGCCGAAGCCGGCGCGCCCCCTGACGCTCACGGCCGCGTGGGCCGCCGTCATTCTCGCGCTTCTGACGGTGCTGTTCTTCCACGAGGTCTCGGTGGGCGGCAAGACCTTCGTCGCGCCGGACGCCACCGCGCCCGCGGGTTTCGTGCGGATCGGCGAGCAGTCGCTGTGGAAGGACCACGTCTATCCGCTGTGGAATCCGTTCGTCTTCCTCGGCATGCCGTCCTTCGCGAGCGGCGCGTACAACCCGCTCATCTACCCGCCCGACTGGCCGCTGGCGCTGATCCAGAAGGTCGTGCCGCTGCCGGACATGACCTGGATGCTCCTTTACTACTTCCTCGGCGCGCTGTTCTTCTTCCTGCTCGCGCGCGAGTGGGGCGCGAGGCCGGAGGGCGCGCTGCTCGGGGCGGTCGCCTTCACGTTCGTGCCCAACCTGGTCGCGGTCGGCTCGCACGGTCACGGCAGCCAGCTGGTGGACTCGGCGTACCTGCCGCTCATGGTCTGGCTCGCCTCGCGCTGGCTGCGGCGCGGTTCGCTCGCGGACCTCGGCTGGCTGGCGCTGGCGGGCGGCTTCCAGTTCCTGCGCGGTCACCTGCAGATCTGCGTCTACACCTGGATGGCGGTCGGGCTGCTCGCCGCCGTGGAGGTGATCGCCTCGCTGCGCACGCCCTCGCAGCTGGCGCCGCGGCTGCTGCGCGCGCTGGGAATCGGCGCGGCCGCGGCGCTGGCGTTCGGGATCGCGGGCTTCTACAACCTGCCGCTCAAGGACTACTCGCAGTACTCGATCCGCGGCACCGGCGACGCCGCCGGCGGCGTCGGCATTCCGTACGCGACCGCCTGGTCCATGGCGCCCTACGAGCTGGGCGCGATGGTCGTGCCCAACTGGGTCGGTTTCGGCGGCATGACCTACTGGGGCGCGATGCCGTTCACGGACTACCCGAACGCCTACATCGGCGTCGTCGCCCTGCTTCTCGCCGTGCTCATGTTCGTGCGCTTCAGCGGCGCGGTGCGCGTGTGGGCCGTGCTGCTCGGCGCGTTCGCCCTGCTCGTCTCGTTCGGAAGCCACTTCCCGCTCTACGGCTTCCTCTACGATCACCTGCCGCAGTTCAACAAGTTCCGCGTCCCGGTCATGGTCATCCTGCTCTTCCACCTCGCGGTCGCGCTGGCGATGGCGTGGGGGTGGACCAACGTCCTCGACACGGGTGAGGAGGCACGGCGCGGGGTCCTGCGCCGGCTGCTGCTCGCCCTCGGCGGACTGCTGGCCCTGGCGGGGCTGCTCGCGCTGTTCGGGCAGGAGGCCCTGCGCGGCGCGTACGTCGCGACCGCGCTCGCCCACAAGCAGTCGTTCACGCTGCAGCAGGCGAACGCCGCGTTCACGGCCTTCGCCGCGGACCTCGGTCGGGTCGCGTTCACGGGGCTCATCGTCACCGCGGTCGCGTGGTTCGCGGCCGGTCGCAGGCTGAACGCCGGACTGGCGAGCGTGCTCGTGCTGGTCGTCCTGCTCTTCAACCTGTGGCCGGTCGGCCGCCAGCTCATGGAACCGGTGATCGGCGACCCGGTCGCGAAGAGCCTCGACTACGGCCGCGACGACGTCGTCGAGTTCCTCGAGAAGGCCGGGCCGTGGGGCTCGTTCCGCGTATTCGTGCCGGAGCAGTTCCAGGACAACCGTCTCGCCGGCTTCGGCATCGCCACCGTCGGCGGTGCGCACGCCGCCAAGCCGCGGCTGTTCCAGGACCTCATGGACGCGCAGGCGCTGGACAACCCGAACTGGTGGCGGCTGCTCAACGTCCGCTACATCGTGCTCTCGCAGCCGCTCGACCCCGCGCAGACTCCTCCCTGGCTGCACATCGTTCATCAGGGTTCACGCGTCATCTACGAGAACAGCGCGGCGTTGCCGCGCGCGACGGTGGTGGGCGAGTACGGGGTGGTGCCCGACTCGAGCC is from Candidatus Eisenbacteria bacterium and encodes:
- a CDS encoding oligosaccharide flippase family protein → MSVRESLARLSGDSLVYGFGQVSGKAVNLLLVPVLTRVLLPQQYGVSDLVISYSASALLVLVFGMDGALARFFYEQDGRASRVRMVSSSFLFRIVSGGAVALALAAFATPLAERVLGGVVYAKYLRIGAATLPFTLLALFANDVLRVTFQPWKFIALNVTQTLLVGGLTLWLVLAKDLGVAGVLYGKLFGDAAAALAGLVLCRHSLRPVFDRALLRRMLSYGLPLVPVSLAYAVIGFVDRETLQRTASLDAVGVYAVAMKFFAVITLGVSAFNLAFGPFAYAKANEADAPKLYARVLALYVGLASLGALVTGLFAPLIVSLLATKDYASAARPAMWLAFAAVAQGAYSVAALGINLSLRTPLLGGAAGAAALVAIGANQALVPRLGAEGAAIATFLAHATSTVLVYLIAQRVRPMPYRGARLGVLFAAALLAGLAAVRWAPPGPAGVALKAGAVLAWAGLAVVFEVWKDRGAVRHGGANG
- the asnB gene encoding asparagine synthase (glutamine-hydrolyzing); the protein is MCGIAGLYERTGRAEIGRLRAMARLMRHRGPDDEGLVLIDPARGTWQSHGGPDTPAEAFRSGLPFAPARSSGEAAGSVFGVGLVHRRLSIVDLKPSGHQPMSDAGGRCWIVYNGEIYNHVELRSELESLGAAFLGASDTEVILAAYRQWGEDCLSRFNGMFAFALWDADRRALFCARDRLGVKPFYFQYDGSRFAFASEPRALVLTQPARIVPRLAAVRDLLALDWVDHETHTFFEGLRQLPAGHALTVGPDGLHLRAWWEIDPEAHAHGRPEDWTRELADLFTDSVRLRLRADVEVGSCLSGGLDSSAVVTTAGRLASRGLHAFSCAYDEGPSFDERPWIRAAAEASGAQSHLVVPDGSDFWPVFDALALKQDEPTAGPGVYSQWKVMELAHATGLKVLLDGQGGDELLAGYFRYLPARLRDLAEAARFGEFARLWGSVTDRLGFATTLLHTFEPWLPAPLVASLRTRYGQGKDRVLSRSLASVPSGAPRAPRAERSWLWRQLAFDTLRRQLPGLLRYEDRNSMAFSIETRLPFLDWRIVELAFALPDGQKLEGATTKAILRRALGDRVPPSVLARRDKMGFETPADVWLRGRYAGEVRRRLARPGPFQEWVDGAAVRRELEGYFDGRRDIGLQVWRWLSLEAWSHRFVASDPRVFGREDDPSPNAGRHLGVVEVEAREAEAIAAGT
- a CDS encoding glycosyltransferase gives rise to the protein MDLLVLSEVRWGYFRTRKQFLLSRFPASWRVFFAQPPAVGADDPWEPRREGAVTYFTVPFLKPGTRSAMYNLLAGSSAGRAAIELGAELWLGHQLRRLGVAPEPVVLTSNIYCPAALSRLPKKLVLYDFNDSPFQFSVSPSWARGYWSRTVRQAQAVFVVSEFYRRQLAGETDRPLILLGNGVEMAHFEPSRPAPLDLAALPRPRIGYVGLLSHFLDFEVLETLRRNRRGGTVVLIGPGSPATAGAVAEFGRREGVAVLGPRAYAEVPACMQALDVGVIPFRADDPFVQGINPNKVYQYLAAGLPVITTPVLDLKESPPDLLFATTNDDWAGSLDRALSAPGDPGRRRALARGHDWDALAARMVHEIEARL